The Thermanaerovibrio acidaminovorans DSM 6589 genome contains a region encoding:
- the rmuC gene encoding DNA recombination protein RmuC, whose protein sequence is MNYLVLALSGLGVSAANLAVSIWILGRVRAQQGEVQRDIRRLEEALSREAGQVRMDMRSLREELLKYQQDQRVELRNLVETSSIRQMDALSRGMESLGQGQASQLERILKGLEASSSRVFQGLGTMNESVLSGLSRVQEVLAEGMERIRRGNEEKLDRMRDVVEEKLQGALERRLGEAFSSVSERLEKVHQGLGEMRALASDVGDLKRVLSNVKSRGIWGEIQLGNMLEQVMSPDQYGVNVQVVPGSSNRVEFAVKLPGDESPVWLPLDSKFPQEDYHRLLSAQEASDPKGAEEARRELANRIVAEARSIRDKYVCPPHTTDFAVMYLPVEGLYAEVLKAPGLAERLMTEFRVVPSGPMVLAALLNSLQMGFRTLAIQRRSGEVWKLLGQVKGDLRRFGEMLEKARRKIQDAGDELDRAASRSRTMERRLRDVEELPEEAGQGVE, encoded by the coding sequence GATCCTTGGCAGGGTGAGGGCCCAGCAGGGGGAGGTCCAGCGGGACATCAGGCGCCTGGAGGAGGCCCTGTCCAGGGAGGCGGGGCAGGTCCGGATGGACATGAGGTCCCTCCGGGAAGAGCTCCTCAAGTACCAGCAGGACCAGCGGGTGGAGCTGAGGAACCTGGTGGAGACCTCGTCCATCCGCCAGATGGACGCCCTGTCCCGGGGGATGGAGTCCCTGGGGCAGGGGCAGGCCTCCCAGCTGGAGAGGATCCTGAAGGGGCTGGAGGCCTCCTCATCCCGGGTCTTCCAGGGGCTGGGGACCATGAACGAGTCGGTGCTTAGCGGTCTGTCCCGGGTGCAGGAGGTCCTTGCGGAGGGGATGGAGCGCATAAGGCGGGGCAACGAGGAGAAGCTGGACCGGATGCGGGACGTGGTGGAGGAGAAGCTCCAGGGGGCGCTGGAGAGGCGGCTTGGGGAGGCCTTCAGCTCCGTGTCCGAGAGGCTCGAGAAGGTCCACCAGGGGCTGGGGGAGATGAGGGCCCTGGCCAGCGACGTGGGGGACCTGAAGCGGGTGCTATCCAATGTGAAGAGCCGGGGGATCTGGGGGGAGATCCAGCTGGGGAACATGCTGGAACAGGTCATGTCCCCGGACCAGTACGGGGTGAACGTGCAGGTGGTTCCCGGGTCCTCCAACCGGGTGGAGTTCGCGGTGAAGCTGCCGGGGGACGAGAGCCCCGTGTGGCTCCCCCTGGACTCCAAGTTCCCCCAGGAGGACTACCATCGGCTGCTCAGCGCCCAGGAGGCGTCGGATCCGAAGGGGGCGGAGGAGGCCCGGCGGGAGCTGGCGAACCGGATAGTGGCGGAGGCCAGGTCCATAAGGGACAAGTACGTGTGTCCCCCCCACACCACCGACTTCGCGGTCATGTACCTGCCGGTGGAGGGGCTCTACGCGGAGGTGCTGAAGGCTCCCGGGCTGGCGGAGAGGCTTATGACCGAGTTCCGGGTGGTCCCCTCGGGCCCCATGGTCCTGGCGGCGCTGCTGAACAGCCTGCAGATGGGCTTCAGGACCCTGGCGATCCAGCGCAGGTCCGGGGAGGTCTGGAAGCTACTGGGTCAGGTGAAGGGAGATCTCAGGAGGTTTGGGGAGATGCTGGAGAAGGCCCGGCGGAAGATCCAGGACGCGGGGGACGAGCTGGACCGGGCGGCCAGCCGGAGCAGGACCATGGAGAGGCGCCTTCGGGACGTGGAGGAGCTACCAGAGGAGGCCGGGCAGGGGGTGGAGTAG
- a CDS encoding BCCT family transporter, whose product MKVRKEVFYPMAAIFIGAIALGIAAPEAFYKAENAIVEFAFVNFGWLFQLSSVMFLAICTYLGFSKYGDIKFGGKDAKPTLTDWQWFSISLCGGIATGILFWGIAEPITHFMSPPDVLGLKPQSEGAAMFSMVTTFIHWTFIPYSMYGIAGLGIAYCAYNMGLPYSVSSTLYPLFGNRTRGTVSALVDNICLLAIAGGVAAVLGVGAMQAGSGLQTLTGIKTGKTVWATVLAITVTIYVVSSYSGIMRGIRILSDYNAKIFLLMMLFFFVVGPTSFILNLGVQSFGHFLDSFFERTMFLSPIDGSPWPRWWPVYYWAIWLAYAPLIGMFLARLSYGRTVRQFLLFNVVLPSAFGLLWFSIFGGNAIHSQIHGGQIWDSIQKSGLEVSVFSFLKNYPLGTAWSWIFISVLILSIVTLCDSMTTTVASLSMTGSHLEGKEPPAPMKIFWGITMASMAIINLLSSSGKISGIDATKQIATVAGFPILFFMCLMALGTARAIMKGMGPVDQETDPAEAPKGA is encoded by the coding sequence ATGAAGGTCCGCAAGGAGGTATTCTACCCAATGGCGGCCATCTTCATCGGCGCCATAGCCCTTGGCATTGCGGCCCCCGAGGCGTTCTACAAGGCGGAGAACGCCATAGTGGAGTTCGCCTTCGTCAACTTCGGCTGGCTGTTTCAGCTGTCCAGCGTCATGTTTCTCGCCATATGCACCTACCTCGGGTTCTCCAAGTACGGGGACATAAAGTTCGGTGGCAAGGATGCCAAACCGACCCTTACCGACTGGCAGTGGTTCAGCATCTCCCTCTGCGGCGGGATAGCCACCGGGATCCTCTTCTGGGGCATAGCGGAGCCCATAACCCACTTCATGAGCCCTCCGGACGTGCTGGGTCTCAAGCCCCAGAGCGAGGGGGCCGCCATGTTCTCCATGGTGACCACCTTCATCCACTGGACCTTCATCCCCTACAGCATGTACGGCATAGCGGGGCTGGGGATAGCCTACTGCGCCTACAACATGGGGCTCCCCTACTCGGTAAGCTCCACCCTCTATCCCCTCTTCGGCAACCGAACCCGGGGAACGGTAAGCGCACTGGTGGACAACATATGCCTCCTTGCCATCGCCGGCGGCGTGGCGGCAGTGCTTGGAGTGGGGGCCATGCAGGCGGGCAGCGGCCTTCAGACCCTGACGGGGATCAAGACCGGCAAAACCGTATGGGCGACGGTGCTCGCCATAACGGTCACCATATACGTGGTCTCCTCCTATTCTGGCATCATGAGGGGCATAAGGATCCTTTCGGACTACAACGCCAAGATCTTCCTCCTGATGATGCTCTTCTTCTTCGTTGTCGGTCCCACCAGCTTCATCCTAAACCTGGGGGTCCAGAGCTTCGGCCACTTCCTGGACTCCTTCTTCGAGCGGACCATGTTCCTGTCCCCCATAGACGGGAGCCCCTGGCCCAGGTGGTGGCCCGTCTACTACTGGGCCATATGGCTCGCCTACGCGCCGCTGATCGGCATGTTCCTGGCCCGGCTCTCCTACGGCAGGACCGTAAGGCAGTTCCTGCTCTTCAACGTGGTTCTCCCCTCGGCCTTCGGCCTCCTCTGGTTCTCCATCTTCGGGGGCAACGCCATCCACTCCCAGATACACGGGGGCCAGATATGGGATTCCATCCAGAAGTCGGGGCTGGAGGTCTCGGTCTTCTCCTTCCTCAAGAACTACCCCCTGGGCACCGCCTGGTCCTGGATCTTCATATCGGTGCTGATCCTCTCCATAGTCACCCTCTGCGACTCCATGACCACCACCGTGGCGTCCCTGTCCATGACCGGGAGCCACCTGGAGGGCAAGGAGCCCCCGGCGCCCATGAAGATCTTCTGGGGCATCACCATGGCCTCAATGGCCATAATCAACCTCTTGAGCAGCTCCGGCAAGATATCCGGCATCGACGCCACCAAGCAGATAGCCACCGTGGCGGGGTTCCCCATCCTCTTCTTCATGTGCCTCATGGCCCTGGGGACCGCCAGGGCGATCATGAAGGGCATGGGACCGGTGGACCAGGAGACGGATCCAGCGGAGGCTCCCAAGGGGGCCTGA
- a CDS encoding aromatic amino acid ammonia-lyase: MTVTLGDRPISIHQVLSVARGEGVEIHPEALQRCTATWEALMDIANRGHPKVYGLNTGVGINKDQEVTKDSYCRYNMNMLQVHCVGLPPYGNLEEARAVMVIKLNHLLMGYTGITPRFITLLKDMINLGVHPAIPLRGSVGEADIACLSHLGLVMTGQGLVIQDGRPVPSGPELERMGLEAVQPGPKDGLGLVTSNALGEALGALILDRIGRIVDTADLVYAMTLEAFHGNPSPLDPRAMDLYPSPGAQRSAQTVRSLLAGSYIWDDPKSLQDPLSLRCSAMVHGTVRDLIRRCIKVLTAHINAPDDNPLAFPDGTVVPSALFEPLPWVVHFEGLKVALGHLAQTVARRTLRLGSDRFTGLPRFLNNDPCNCHAFGVIQKTLSYLLAEVRHLCNPCSMDVESLSEDQEDRGCNTPMVMDQLGQIAQRLEALLAIEAIHAAQGMDLRGARYGVGSSAALERLRREVAFLDVDRDLSCDILSAQALIAGGGLLKASRDALGEVVAYRDL; encoded by the coding sequence GGAGGCGCTGATGGACATAGCCAACAGGGGACACCCCAAGGTATACGGCCTCAACACCGGGGTGGGGATAAACAAGGACCAGGAGGTCACCAAGGACAGCTACTGCCGCTACAACATGAACATGCTTCAGGTGCACTGCGTGGGGCTCCCCCCCTACGGGAACCTGGAGGAGGCCCGGGCAGTGATGGTGATCAAGCTGAACCACCTCCTCATGGGCTACACGGGGATAACGCCCCGGTTCATAACCCTCCTCAAGGACATGATAAACCTGGGGGTCCACCCGGCCATACCGCTTAGGGGCTCCGTGGGGGAGGCGGACATAGCGTGCCTATCGCACCTGGGGCTGGTGATGACCGGACAGGGGTTAGTGATCCAGGATGGCAGGCCGGTTCCTTCCGGCCCGGAGCTGGAGCGGATGGGGCTCGAGGCCGTTCAGCCGGGGCCCAAGGACGGGTTGGGACTGGTTACCTCCAACGCCCTGGGGGAAGCGTTGGGGGCCCTGATCCTGGACCGGATCGGCAGGATCGTGGATACCGCGGACCTGGTCTACGCCATGACCCTGGAGGCCTTCCACGGCAACCCTTCCCCCCTGGACCCAAGGGCCATGGACCTCTACCCCTCCCCGGGGGCCCAAAGGAGCGCCCAGACGGTCCGGTCGCTTCTGGCGGGCAGCTACATCTGGGATGACCCGAAGTCCCTTCAGGATCCCCTGTCGCTCCGTTGCTCCGCCATGGTCCACGGGACCGTGAGGGACCTGATCCGGCGTTGCATTAAGGTCCTCACCGCCCACATCAACGCCCCGGACGACAACCCCCTGGCGTTCCCGGACGGGACTGTGGTCCCCTCCGCCCTGTTCGAGCCCCTGCCGTGGGTGGTCCACTTCGAGGGCCTCAAGGTGGCCCTCGGACACCTGGCCCAGACTGTGGCCCGGAGGACCTTGAGGCTAGGCTCCGACCGGTTCACCGGCCTTCCCCGGTTCCTGAACAACGATCCCTGCAACTGCCACGCCTTCGGGGTGATCCAGAAGACCTTGTCCTACCTGTTGGCGGAGGTGCGGCACCTGTGCAACCCCTGCTCCATGGACGTGGAGTCCCTCTCGGAGGACCAGGAGGACCGGGGGTGCAACACCCCCATGGTGATGGACCAGCTGGGTCAGATCGCCCAGAGGCTGGAGGCCCTCCTGGCCATCGAGGCCATCCACGCAGCCCAGGGGATGGACCTGAGGGGCGCCCGCTACGGCGTCGGATCCTCCGCCGCCCTGGAACGTCTCCGGCGGGAGGTGGCGTTCCTGGATGTGGACCGGGACCTGTCGTGCGACATCCTCTCCGCCCAGGCCCTCATCGCCGGGGGAGGTCTGCTTAAGGCATCCAGGGATGCACTGGGGGAGGTGGTGGCTTACCGGGACCTTTGA